A DNA window from Camelina sativa cultivar DH55 chromosome 13, Cs, whole genome shotgun sequence contains the following coding sequences:
- the LOC104735329 gene encoding uncharacterized protein LOC104735329, translated as MASSSGSADEDFQSRVAKSFGSLAFSRPSSSKFSTSSAPASRQQQSGSVWSVSGTEVEKREWNRDSYDRDEIPCASSFDEILRQQRISSNTARKPLEDDLKDIDGGEDFDGDWSIRASMGLDRTLDDEAEEDEYDKVALGKENDVEGLSMKDSLSAQKLRNGSGIGWTRDPRANYVAAQIRLKEDEIEANKLKAFVAKQPSESKEPHSGGESSKAVPPKPILKRKEDTSDSEGKTGKRVRFDVVSEETLKKPEDTSTTSSKSMSHQSKNCARVPDYLLNPSKYTRYTFDPSCELNDKSPTGEYMDSPKAVEGLETSDSESFKVSFLPQKKTKDVREDGNNCSETKPIVAGEVAEDERPSAKEDGVTEIGELESGVTEIGELESSTNFQKNGRQYRAKPTVDETVV; from the exons ATGGCGTCGTCTTCTGGATCAGCCGACGAGGATTTCCAATCTCGCGTTGCGAAGAGCTTCGGATCTCTCGCCTTCTCTCGACCTTCTTCTTCCAAGTTTTCTACATCTTCTGCTCCGGCGTCGCGGCAGCAGCAATCCGGGTCGGTGTGGAGTGTCTCCGGCACAGAAGTTGAGAAACGGGAGTGGAATCGAGATTCGTACGATAGGGATGAGATTCCTTGTGCGTCATCGTTCGACGAGATTCTGAGACAGCAGAGGATCTCCTCTAACACTGCTCGAAAGCCTCTAGAGGATGATCTCAAAGATATTGATGGCGGCGAGGATTTTGATGGTGACTGGAGTATCAGAGCCTCCATGGGCCTTGACCGCACTCTCGACGATGAG gcagaagaagatgagtatGATAAAGTGGCACTAGGGAAAGAGAATGACGTTGAAGGTTTGTCTATGAAAGATTCTCTTTCGGCACAAAAGTTGAGAAACGGGAGTGGAATTGGCTGGACTCGGGACCCACGTGCTAACTATGTTGCTGCACAAATTAGGCTCAAGGAAGACGAAATCGAGGCCAATAAACTTAAAGCTTTTGTTGCCAAACAACCCTCGGAAAGCAAAGAGCCTCACTCAGGAGGAGAATCATCTAAAGCTGTGCCACCAAAACCTATACTTAAAAGGAAGGAGGATACTTCAGATTCAGAAGGAAAGACAGGCAAGCGAGTCAGGTTTGATGTTGTATCTGAAGAAACATTAAAGAAGCCTGAAGATACTTCTACTACCTCCTCGAAAAGCATGTCTCATCAAAGTAAAAATTGTGCTAGGGTACCGGATTACCTGCTAAATCCTTCCAAGTATACCCGTTACACCTTTGATCCATCTTGTGAATTGAATGATAAGTCCCCAACAGGAGAGTACATGGACAGTCCCAAGGCTGTAGAAGGATTAGAAACTTCAGATTCAGAATCATTCAAGGTGTCCTTTCTTCCACAGAAGAAGACCAAGGACGTCAGAGAAGATGGTAATAACTGTAGTGAGACGAAGCCTATTGTAGCTGGTGAGGTGGCAGAAGATGAGAGACCAAGTGCAAAAGAAGATGGGGTTACTGAAATAGGAGAATTAGAGAGTGGGGTTACTGAAATAGGAGAATTAGAGAGCTCCACCAATTTCCAAAAGAATGGCCGTCAATATCGTGCCAAGCCAACTGTAGATGAAACAGTTGTCTGA
- the LOC104735328 gene encoding ADP-ribosylation factor GTPase-activating protein AGD3-like, with product MHFTKLDDSPMFRKQLQSMEESAEILRERSLKFYKGCRKYTEGLGEAYDGDIAFASALETFGGGHNDPISVAFGGPVMTKFTIALREIGTYKEVLRSQVEHILNDRLLQFANMDLHEVKEARKRFDKASITYDQAREKFLSLRKGTKSDVAAALEQELHTSRSMFEQARFNLVTALSNVEAKKRFEFLEAVSGTMDAHLRYFKQGYELLHQMEPYINQVLTYAQQSRERSNYEQAALNEKMQEYKRQVDRESRWGSNGSNGSPNGDGIQAIGRSSHKMIDAVMQSAARGKVQTIRQGYLSKRSSNLRGDWKRRFFVLDSRGMLYYYRKQCSKPSGSGSQLSGQRNSSELGSGLLSRWLSSNSHGHGGVHDEKSVARHTVNLLTSTIKVDADQSDLRFCFRIISPTKNYTLQAESALDQMDWIEKITGVIASLLSSQVPEQRLPGSPMGSGHHRSASESSSYESSEYDHPTTDEFACERSFLGYHERPSRNFQPQRSIRKGEKPIDALRKVCGNEKCADCGAPEPDWASLNLGVLVCIECSGVHRNLGVHISKVRSLTLDVKVWEPSVISLFQALGNTFANTVWEELLHSRSTFHVDPGLTGSDKSRVMVTGKPSYADMISIKEKYIQAKYAEKLFVRRSRDCAFPQSIAQQMWDAVCGNDKKAVYRLIVNGDADVNFVYDQSSSSSSLTLSRVILVPERPKREDVLLRLRNELLDRTSGSSSNISPEGSGCSSLLHCACEKADIGMVELLLQYGANVNATDSSGQTPLHCCIIKGKAVIARLLLTRGADPEAMNVEGKTALDIAAESKFTDPEVLALLSDTNGYNHRQC from the exons ATGCATTTCACCAAGCTTGATGACTCTCCCATGTTCCGcaaacag TTACAAAGCATGGAGGAGAGTGCGGAAATATTGCGGGAAAGAAGTCTCAAGTTCTACAAAGGATGCCGGAAATACAC TGAAGGGCTAGGCGAGGCATATGATGGGGACATTGCTTTCGCAAGTGCCCTTGAAACATTTGGTGGAGGCCATAATGATCCAATAAGTGTGGCTTTTGGAG GACCTGTAATGACAAAATTTACAATTGCGCTGAGGGAAATTGGGACTTATAAGGAAGTTCTTCGATCACAG GTGGAACATATACTGAATGACAGATTACTTCAATTTGCCAATATGGACTTGCATGAGGTTAAG GAAGCTCGGAAGCGCTTTGACAAGGCTAGCATTACCTACGATCAG GCCCGTGAGAAGTTTTTATCTTTGAGGAAAGGTACAAAAAGTGACGTTGCTGCTGCTTTAGAACAG GAACTTCACACTTCGAGGTCTATGTTTGAGCAAGCTCGGTTCAACCTT GTGACTGCTCTTTCAAATGTTGAAGCTAAGAAAAGGTTTGAATTTTTGGAAGCTGTCAGCGGAACGATGGATGCACATCTTCGGTATTTTAAACAG GGTTACGAATTACTGCATCAGATGGAACCATATATCAATCAG GTCTTGACCTATGCACAACAATCCAGAGAAAGATCAAATTATGAACAAGCAGCACTTAATGAAAAGATGCAGGAGTACAAAAGACAGGTTGATCGAGAGAGCAGGTGGGGTTCAAATGGTTCTAATGGATCACCGAATGGAGATGGCATACAGGCGATAGGTCGAAGCTCTCACAAAATGATAGATGCCGTTATGCAATCTGCTGCAAGGGGGAAG GTGCAAACAATAAGGCAAGGTTATCTCTCTAAACGATCTTCAAATCTGAGAGGAGACTGGAAAAGACGGTTTTTTGTTCTTGACAGCCGGGGAATGCTGTATTATTACCGAAAACAGTGTAGCAAACCATCT GGGTCTGGCAGCCAGCTTTCTGGACAGAGAAATAGCTCCGAGCTTGGGTCTGGACTTCTTAGTAGGTGGCTTTCTTCGAATAGTCATGGACATGGTGGTGTCCATGATGAGAAGTCTGTAGCTCGTCATACAGTGAACTTACTCACCTCAACGATTAAAGTCGACGCTGATCAATCAGATCTGAGGTTTTGCTTTAGGATCATTTCACCTACAAAAAACTACACGTTGCAG GCTGAGAGTGCACTCGATCAAATGGATTGGATAGAAAAGATTACAGGGGTTATTGCATCGCTACTTAGTTCTCAGGTCCCTGAACAG CGTCTTCCTGGTAGTCCCATGGGAAGTGGTCACCATCGATCTGCTAGTGAAAGTAGCTCATATGAAAGTTCTGAATATGATCATCCTACTACTGATGAATTTGCATGTGAGAGGAGCTTTTTAGGGTACCATGAAAGGCCATCAAGAAATTTTCAGCCGCAACGGTCTATTAGAAAGGGTGAGAAGCCCATTGATGCGTTACGAAAGGTCTGTGGGAATGAGAAATGTGCGGATTGTGGAGCTCCTGAACCAGACTGGGCGTCTTTAAATCTTGGGGTTCTTGTCTGTATTGAATGCTCTGGTGTTCATCGTAATCTTGGTGTGCATATATCTAAG GTTAGGTCACTCACTCTCGACGTGAAAGTATGGGAGCCATCTGTTATAAGTTTGTTCCAAGCTCTTGGAAATACTTTTGCAAACACAGTTTGGGAGGAATTACTTCATTCAAGGAGTACCTTTCATGTTGACCCAGGCTTAACGGG GTCGGATAAATCCAGGGTGATGGTCACTGGAAAACCCAGCTATGCTGATATGATCTCTATCAAGGAGAAGTATATACAAGCTAAG TATGCTGAGAAGCTATTTGTTCGGAGATCGAGAGACTGTGCTTTCCCGCAATCAATTGCACAACAAATGTGGGACGCAGTGTGTGGCAATGATAAAAAGGCTGTTTATAGGCTAATTGTCAATGGTGACGCGGATGTGAATTTTGTGTATGACCAATCATCTTCCAGCTCTTCGTTAACACTTTCAAGAGTAATATTAGTACCAGAAAGGCCGAAGCGTGAAGATGTTCTACTCAGATTAAGGAATGAGTTACTGGATAGAACCTCTGGTAGTTCTTCAAATATTTCTCCAGAGGGAAGCGGATGTTCATCTCTGCTTCACTGTGCTTGTGAGAAGGCAGACATTGGGATGGTAGAGCTTTTGTTGCAATATGGTGCAAATGTAAACGCCACAGATTCAAGTGGTCAAACGCCGCTGCACTGTTGTATTATCAAAGGCAAAGCAGTAATAGCAAGATTGCTACTCACTAG GGGAGCAGACCCGGAAGCAATGAACGTAGAAGGCAAAACCGCTCTTGATATTGCTGCAGAGTCCAAATTTACTGATCCAGAAGTCCTTGCTCTCCTTTCGGACACAAACGGATACAATCACAGACAGTGCTGA